The Solanum lycopersicum chromosome 6, SLM_r2.1 genome has a window encoding:
- the LOC101257277 gene encoding zinc finger CCCH domain-containing protein 66 isoform X2, whose product MVIIQTLFMCSGSGSEVCSTELAMEGKIQKQKELVPDFSLLLELSASDDIRNFQKAVEEEGHDINEVGLWYVRRVGVKKMGYEERTPLMVAATFGSKQVLSYMLEKGCVDVNQACGSDRATALHCAISGGSAALLEVVKLLVDASADVNLVDSNGKRAVDLISGQSCCLNSRRKILEHLLGGSSTDEVIDQIISEQAEEQLLLTPTVSKFGIEKKEYPVDPSLPDIKNGIYGTDDFRMYIFKVKPCSRAYSHDWTECPFVHPGENARRRDPSKYHYSCVPCPDFRKGTCQRGDSCEYAHGIFECWLHPAQYRTRMCKDETNCNRRVCFFAHKPEELRPLYPSTGSAVLSPRSYSSGASSLDITSITPLALGSPSVMVPPTSTPPMSPSAGASSVGGSLWTCLSSPATPTLQLPISRLKTAINARDMDIGNGYLMQDQLMDELSALSSPSRWNSSSAKAAAFAASLNDRNGEFSRHGGLNPSNLDDIIANLDAKILSQLQGLSLDAVSPQLQSPKGMQMRQNMNQQHMSSYSSSQSSPSFRTSSSYGIDPSNAAATAVLSSRAAAFAKRSQSFIDRSGAGRLPNASAVPSNLSGWGSPDGKLDWGIQKEELNKLRKSASFGLRSSGSRFPTTSESSVSDSLVEPDVSWVQSPHSPSMTSRQLATMEDQQYRLNTSRGSETMPTWVDQLYMEQEQIVH is encoded by the exons ATGGTGATAATTCAG ACCCTATTCATGTGTAGTGGTTCTGGGAGTGAAGTTTGTTCTACTGAATTAGCCATGGAAGGTAAAATTCAGAAGCAAAAAGAACTTGTCCCTGATTTCTCCCTTTTGCTCGAGTTGTCGGCCTCGGATGATATTAGAAACTTCCAGAAGGCTGTAGAAGAGGAAGGCCATGACATCAATGAGGTGGGCTTATGGTATGTTAGGAGAGTTGGTGTAAAGAAGATGGGATATGAGGAGAGGACACCCCTTATGGTTGCTGCTACTTTTGGCAGCAAACAGGTGCTGAGTTATATGCTTGAGAAGGGTTGTGTTGATGTTAATCAAGCTTGTGGTTCGGATAGGGCTACTGCGCTTCACTGCGCAATTTCTGGTGGCTCTGCAGCTTTGCTTGAGGTTGTCAAGCTCTTGGTTGATGCTTCTGCTGATGTGAATTTGGTGGATTCAAACGGGAAACGAGCTGTTGACCTGATCTCTGGTCAGAGTTGTTGCCTCAACTCTAGGAGGAAGATACTGGAGCACTTGCTTGGAGGATCCAGCACCGACGAGGTGATTGATCAGATCATTTCTGAACAAGCAGAGGAACAACTGTTGTTGACTCCAACTGTATCTAAATTTGGGATCGAGAAGAAAGAGTATCCTGTCGATCCCTCTCTTCCGGACATAAAGAATGGGATATATGGGACTGATGACTTTAGAATGTACATATTTAAGGTGAAACCGTGCTCGAGAGCATACTCCCATGATTGGACAGAGTGCCCCTTTGTTCACCCTGGTGAAAACGCTAGAAGGCGTGACCCTAGTAAGTACCACTATAGTTGTGTCCCTTGTCCAGACTTTCGCAAGGGGACATGCCAAAGGGGAGACTCTTGTGAGTATGCACATGGTATTTTTGAGTGCTGGCTTCACCCTGCACAATACCGGACCCGTATGTGCAAGGATGAAACAAATTGCAATAGGAGGGTTTGTTTCTTTGCCCACAAACCTGAAGAACTTCGACCCTTGTATCCTTCCACGGGGTCTGCTGTTCTTTCCCCTAGATCATATTCCAGTGGCGCGTCGTCATTGGATATCACATCGATTACTCCACTAGCCCTTGGCTCTCCATCAGTTATGGTACCTCCTACTTCAACTCCACCTATGTCTCCTTCTGCAGGAGCTTCTTCTGTGGGTGGATCTTTGTGGACCTGCCTGTCCAGCCCTGCAACTCCAACCTTGCAACTGCCGATTAGTCGGTTAAAAACCGCAATCAATGCCAGAGACATGGATATAGGTAATGGTTATCTGATGCAAGATCAGCTGATGGATGAGTTATCTGCTCTTTCTTCGCCATCCAGGTGGAATAGTTCTTCAGCCAAAGCTGCTGCTTTTGCAGCTTCTTTAAATGATCGAAACGGTGAATTCAGTAGGCATGGTGGATTGAACCCCTCTAATCTTGATGATATAATAGCAAACCTTGATGCCAAGATACTGTCTCAGCTGCAAGGACTATCACTTGATGCTGTATCTCCCCAGCTGCAATCTCCCAAAGGGATGCAGATGCGACAGAACATGAACCAGCAACATATGTCAAGCTATTCCTCCAGTCAATCCTCACCGTCTTTTAGGACATCATCTTCATATGGAATTGATCCATCTAATGCTGCAGCGACAGCAGTTTTGAGTTCAAGGGCAGCTGCATTTGCCAAGCGAAGCCAGAGTTTCATTGATCGAAGTGGTGCAGGCCGTCTTCCTAATGCATCCGCTGTGCCTTCTAACCTCTCAGGTTGGGGTTCACCTGATGGTAAATTGGACTGGGGCATCCAGAAGGAAGAGCTCAATAAGTTGAGAAAATCTGCTTCCTTTGGTTTACGGAGCAGTGGCAGTAGGTTTCCTACTACAAGTGAATCCTCAGTTTCTGACTCGCTCGTTGAGCCTGATGTCTCTTGGGTTCAATCTCCGCATTCCCCTTCTATGACTTCGAGACAATTGGCTACGATGGAAGATCAACAGTATCGGTTGAATACTAGTCGAGGTTCTGAGACAATGCCAACATGGGTAGACCAGCTATACATGGAGCAGGAGCAGATTGTGCATTGA
- the LOC101257277 gene encoding zinc finger CCCH domain-containing protein 66 isoform X3: MCSGSGSEVCSTELAMEGKIQKQKELVPDFSLLLELSASDDIRNFQKAVEEEGHDINEVGLWYVRRVGVKKMGYEERTPLMVAATFGSKQVLSYMLEKGCVDVNQACGSDRATALHCAISGGSAALLEVVKLLVDASADVNLVDSNGKRAVDLISGQSCCLNSRRKILEHLLGGSSTDEVIDQIISEQAEEQLLLTPTVSKFGIEKKEYPVDPSLPDIKNGIYGTDDFRMYIFKVKPCSRAYSHDWTECPFVHPGENARRRDPSKYHYSCVPCPDFRKGTCQRGDSCEYAHGIFECWLHPAQYRTRMCKDETNCNRRVCFFAHKPEELRPLYPSTGSAVLSPRSYSSGASSLDITSITPLALGSPSVMVPPTSTPPMSPSAGASSVGGSLWTCLSSPATPTLQLPISRLKTAINARDMDIGNGYLMQDQLMDELSALSSPSRWNSSSAKAAAFAASLNDRNGEFSRHGGLNPSNLDDIIANLDAKILSQLQGLSLDAVSPQLQSPKGMQMRQNMNQQHMSSYSSSQSSPSFRTSSSYGIDPSNAAATAVLSSRAAAFAKRSQSFIDRSGAGRLPNASAVPSNLSGWGSPDGKLDWGIQKEELNKLRKSASFGLRSSGSRFPTTSESSVSDSLVEPDVSWVQSPHSPSMTSRQLATMEDQQYRLNTSRGSETMPTWVDQLYMEQEQIVH, from the coding sequence ATGTGTAGTGGTTCTGGGAGTGAAGTTTGTTCTACTGAATTAGCCATGGAAGGTAAAATTCAGAAGCAAAAAGAACTTGTCCCTGATTTCTCCCTTTTGCTCGAGTTGTCGGCCTCGGATGATATTAGAAACTTCCAGAAGGCTGTAGAAGAGGAAGGCCATGACATCAATGAGGTGGGCTTATGGTATGTTAGGAGAGTTGGTGTAAAGAAGATGGGATATGAGGAGAGGACACCCCTTATGGTTGCTGCTACTTTTGGCAGCAAACAGGTGCTGAGTTATATGCTTGAGAAGGGTTGTGTTGATGTTAATCAAGCTTGTGGTTCGGATAGGGCTACTGCGCTTCACTGCGCAATTTCTGGTGGCTCTGCAGCTTTGCTTGAGGTTGTCAAGCTCTTGGTTGATGCTTCTGCTGATGTGAATTTGGTGGATTCAAACGGGAAACGAGCTGTTGACCTGATCTCTGGTCAGAGTTGTTGCCTCAACTCTAGGAGGAAGATACTGGAGCACTTGCTTGGAGGATCCAGCACCGACGAGGTGATTGATCAGATCATTTCTGAACAAGCAGAGGAACAACTGTTGTTGACTCCAACTGTATCTAAATTTGGGATCGAGAAGAAAGAGTATCCTGTCGATCCCTCTCTTCCGGACATAAAGAATGGGATATATGGGACTGATGACTTTAGAATGTACATATTTAAGGTGAAACCGTGCTCGAGAGCATACTCCCATGATTGGACAGAGTGCCCCTTTGTTCACCCTGGTGAAAACGCTAGAAGGCGTGACCCTAGTAAGTACCACTATAGTTGTGTCCCTTGTCCAGACTTTCGCAAGGGGACATGCCAAAGGGGAGACTCTTGTGAGTATGCACATGGTATTTTTGAGTGCTGGCTTCACCCTGCACAATACCGGACCCGTATGTGCAAGGATGAAACAAATTGCAATAGGAGGGTTTGTTTCTTTGCCCACAAACCTGAAGAACTTCGACCCTTGTATCCTTCCACGGGGTCTGCTGTTCTTTCCCCTAGATCATATTCCAGTGGCGCGTCGTCATTGGATATCACATCGATTACTCCACTAGCCCTTGGCTCTCCATCAGTTATGGTACCTCCTACTTCAACTCCACCTATGTCTCCTTCTGCAGGAGCTTCTTCTGTGGGTGGATCTTTGTGGACCTGCCTGTCCAGCCCTGCAACTCCAACCTTGCAACTGCCGATTAGTCGGTTAAAAACCGCAATCAATGCCAGAGACATGGATATAGGTAATGGTTATCTGATGCAAGATCAGCTGATGGATGAGTTATCTGCTCTTTCTTCGCCATCCAGGTGGAATAGTTCTTCAGCCAAAGCTGCTGCTTTTGCAGCTTCTTTAAATGATCGAAACGGTGAATTCAGTAGGCATGGTGGATTGAACCCCTCTAATCTTGATGATATAATAGCAAACCTTGATGCCAAGATACTGTCTCAGCTGCAAGGACTATCACTTGATGCTGTATCTCCCCAGCTGCAATCTCCCAAAGGGATGCAGATGCGACAGAACATGAACCAGCAACATATGTCAAGCTATTCCTCCAGTCAATCCTCACCGTCTTTTAGGACATCATCTTCATATGGAATTGATCCATCTAATGCTGCAGCGACAGCAGTTTTGAGTTCAAGGGCAGCTGCATTTGCCAAGCGAAGCCAGAGTTTCATTGATCGAAGTGGTGCAGGCCGTCTTCCTAATGCATCCGCTGTGCCTTCTAACCTCTCAGGTTGGGGTTCACCTGATGGTAAATTGGACTGGGGCATCCAGAAGGAAGAGCTCAATAAGTTGAGAAAATCTGCTTCCTTTGGTTTACGGAGCAGTGGCAGTAGGTTTCCTACTACAAGTGAATCCTCAGTTTCTGACTCGCTCGTTGAGCCTGATGTCTCTTGGGTTCAATCTCCGCATTCCCCTTCTATGACTTCGAGACAATTGGCTACGATGGAAGATCAACAGTATCGGTTGAATACTAGTCGAGGTTCTGAGACAATGCCAACATGGGTAGACCAGCTATACATGGAGCAGGAGCAGATTGTGCATTGA
- the LOC101257277 gene encoding zinc finger CCCH domain-containing protein 66 isoform X1 → MQELREVQTLFMCSGSGSEVCSTELAMEGKIQKQKELVPDFSLLLELSASDDIRNFQKAVEEEGHDINEVGLWYVRRVGVKKMGYEERTPLMVAATFGSKQVLSYMLEKGCVDVNQACGSDRATALHCAISGGSAALLEVVKLLVDASADVNLVDSNGKRAVDLISGQSCCLNSRRKILEHLLGGSSTDEVIDQIISEQAEEQLLLTPTVSKFGIEKKEYPVDPSLPDIKNGIYGTDDFRMYIFKVKPCSRAYSHDWTECPFVHPGENARRRDPSKYHYSCVPCPDFRKGTCQRGDSCEYAHGIFECWLHPAQYRTRMCKDETNCNRRVCFFAHKPEELRPLYPSTGSAVLSPRSYSSGASSLDITSITPLALGSPSVMVPPTSTPPMSPSAGASSVGGSLWTCLSSPATPTLQLPISRLKTAINARDMDIGNGYLMQDQLMDELSALSSPSRWNSSSAKAAAFAASLNDRNGEFSRHGGLNPSNLDDIIANLDAKILSQLQGLSLDAVSPQLQSPKGMQMRQNMNQQHMSSYSSSQSSPSFRTSSSYGIDPSNAAATAVLSSRAAAFAKRSQSFIDRSGAGRLPNASAVPSNLSGWGSPDGKLDWGIQKEELNKLRKSASFGLRSSGSRFPTTSESSVSDSLVEPDVSWVQSPHSPSMTSRQLATMEDQQYRLNTSRGSETMPTWVDQLYMEQEQIVH, encoded by the coding sequence AGAAGTACAGACCCTATTCATGTGTAGTGGTTCTGGGAGTGAAGTTTGTTCTACTGAATTAGCCATGGAAGGTAAAATTCAGAAGCAAAAAGAACTTGTCCCTGATTTCTCCCTTTTGCTCGAGTTGTCGGCCTCGGATGATATTAGAAACTTCCAGAAGGCTGTAGAAGAGGAAGGCCATGACATCAATGAGGTGGGCTTATGGTATGTTAGGAGAGTTGGTGTAAAGAAGATGGGATATGAGGAGAGGACACCCCTTATGGTTGCTGCTACTTTTGGCAGCAAACAGGTGCTGAGTTATATGCTTGAGAAGGGTTGTGTTGATGTTAATCAAGCTTGTGGTTCGGATAGGGCTACTGCGCTTCACTGCGCAATTTCTGGTGGCTCTGCAGCTTTGCTTGAGGTTGTCAAGCTCTTGGTTGATGCTTCTGCTGATGTGAATTTGGTGGATTCAAACGGGAAACGAGCTGTTGACCTGATCTCTGGTCAGAGTTGTTGCCTCAACTCTAGGAGGAAGATACTGGAGCACTTGCTTGGAGGATCCAGCACCGACGAGGTGATTGATCAGATCATTTCTGAACAAGCAGAGGAACAACTGTTGTTGACTCCAACTGTATCTAAATTTGGGATCGAGAAGAAAGAGTATCCTGTCGATCCCTCTCTTCCGGACATAAAGAATGGGATATATGGGACTGATGACTTTAGAATGTACATATTTAAGGTGAAACCGTGCTCGAGAGCATACTCCCATGATTGGACAGAGTGCCCCTTTGTTCACCCTGGTGAAAACGCTAGAAGGCGTGACCCTAGTAAGTACCACTATAGTTGTGTCCCTTGTCCAGACTTTCGCAAGGGGACATGCCAAAGGGGAGACTCTTGTGAGTATGCACATGGTATTTTTGAGTGCTGGCTTCACCCTGCACAATACCGGACCCGTATGTGCAAGGATGAAACAAATTGCAATAGGAGGGTTTGTTTCTTTGCCCACAAACCTGAAGAACTTCGACCCTTGTATCCTTCCACGGGGTCTGCTGTTCTTTCCCCTAGATCATATTCCAGTGGCGCGTCGTCATTGGATATCACATCGATTACTCCACTAGCCCTTGGCTCTCCATCAGTTATGGTACCTCCTACTTCAACTCCACCTATGTCTCCTTCTGCAGGAGCTTCTTCTGTGGGTGGATCTTTGTGGACCTGCCTGTCCAGCCCTGCAACTCCAACCTTGCAACTGCCGATTAGTCGGTTAAAAACCGCAATCAATGCCAGAGACATGGATATAGGTAATGGTTATCTGATGCAAGATCAGCTGATGGATGAGTTATCTGCTCTTTCTTCGCCATCCAGGTGGAATAGTTCTTCAGCCAAAGCTGCTGCTTTTGCAGCTTCTTTAAATGATCGAAACGGTGAATTCAGTAGGCATGGTGGATTGAACCCCTCTAATCTTGATGATATAATAGCAAACCTTGATGCCAAGATACTGTCTCAGCTGCAAGGACTATCACTTGATGCTGTATCTCCCCAGCTGCAATCTCCCAAAGGGATGCAGATGCGACAGAACATGAACCAGCAACATATGTCAAGCTATTCCTCCAGTCAATCCTCACCGTCTTTTAGGACATCATCTTCATATGGAATTGATCCATCTAATGCTGCAGCGACAGCAGTTTTGAGTTCAAGGGCAGCTGCATTTGCCAAGCGAAGCCAGAGTTTCATTGATCGAAGTGGTGCAGGCCGTCTTCCTAATGCATCCGCTGTGCCTTCTAACCTCTCAGGTTGGGGTTCACCTGATGGTAAATTGGACTGGGGCATCCAGAAGGAAGAGCTCAATAAGTTGAGAAAATCTGCTTCCTTTGGTTTACGGAGCAGTGGCAGTAGGTTTCCTACTACAAGTGAATCCTCAGTTTCTGACTCGCTCGTTGAGCCTGATGTCTCTTGGGTTCAATCTCCGCATTCCCCTTCTATGACTTCGAGACAATTGGCTACGATGGAAGATCAACAGTATCGGTTGAATACTAGTCGAGGTTCTGAGACAATGCCAACATGGGTAGACCAGCTATACATGGAGCAGGAGCAGATTGTGCATTGA